A genomic segment from Montipora foliosa isolate CH-2021 chromosome 9, ASM3666993v2, whole genome shotgun sequence encodes:
- the LOC137969451 gene encoding uncharacterized protein, translating to MADERRILAVSVLFCLLSALAAAFQCCGFLLSLLMIQSFRRRQLTAQATQQYNASVARLLRIRRRINRRGRMWRSSGRTEQWWLNLFNGILPEREWKKNLRMNRAVFVSVADELRPFLQPGRSPRGLDVLSVEKQLAITLYFLKDQGSLTMTANAFGVAHCTVSVVVRKVCNIITDVLGPRYIKLPNTVQEMKDLIDGMENKYGFPQAFGCVDGTHIPIAQPSENPHDYFSYKLKYTLNVQGVCDWKGLFLDVDVKWPGSVHDGRVFGNSRINRLLREERLPMCYKEILPGYENIPVTLLGDPAYPLLPYCMKEFPNTRTNEEVIFNNMLRSARNPIECAYGRLKARWQILNKRNDMGLNVIPSIIYACFVLHNICELQGMNVEDDVVAQQMARDRLAQPENAPDRLYSFNTAEGAYVRNIITSFYKEHIPH from the coding sequence ATGGCGGACGAACGACGCATTTTGGCGGTCAGTGTTCTTTTCTGTTTATTATCTGCTCTCGCTGCAGCATTTCAATGCTGCGGCTTTTTACTGTCACTTTTGATGATACAAAGCTTCCGCCGAAGGCAGTTAACTGCTCAGGCAACGCAACAATACAATGCTAGTGTTGCACGACTTCTACGCATCCGAAGAAGAATTAACCGTCGAGGTAGAATGTGGAGAAGTTCGGGGAGGACAGAACAGTGGTGGCTCAACTTGTTCAATGGAATTTTGCCAGAAAGGGAGTGGAAGAAGAACTTAAGGATGAATCGTGCGGTTTTTGTGTCCGTAGCAGACGAATTGCGACCCTTTCTTCAACCTGGTAGGAGTCCAAGAGGACTTGATGTGTTGTCAGTGGAAAAGCAACTTGCCATTACCCTATACTTTTTGAAGGATCAAGGCTCTCTCACGATGACAGCAAATGCATTTGGAGTTGCGCATTGCACTGTCTCCGTAGTTGTTCGAAAAGTATGCAACATTATTACTGATGTTTTAGGTCCAAGATACATAAAATTGCCCAATACCGTTCAAGAAATGAAGGATCTTATTGATGGCATGGAAAATAAATATGGTTTTCCACAGGCCTTTGGATGCGTAGATGGTACACATATTCCCATTGCACAACCAAGCGAGAATCCTCATGACTATTTTAGTTATAAACTGAAATACACCTTGAATGTTCAAGGAGTTTGTGACTGGAAAGGGCTATTTTTAGACGTCGACGTGAAATGGCCAGGGAGTGTGCATGATGGAAGAGTCTTTGGTAATTCGAGAATAAACAGACTTTTAAGAGAGGAAAGACTTCCTATGTGTTATAAAGAAATTTTACCAGGCTACGAAAACATACCTGTTACATTGTTGGGGGATCCTGCTTACCCCCTACTTCCATACTGCATGAAGGAATTCCCCAATACTCGCACAAATGAAGAGGTTATCTTTAATAACATGCTTAGGAGTGCTAGAAACCCAATAGAGTGTGCCTATGGCCGTCTTAAAGCAAGATGGCAaatcttaaacaaaagaaatgacatGGGATTGAATGTTATCCCCAGCATTATTTATGCCTGTTTTGTACTTCACAACATTTGTGAGTTGCAGGGCATGAATGTAGAGGATGATGTTGTTGCACAGCAAATGGCACGTGATAGACTGGCACAACCTGAAAATGCACCAGACCGGTTATATTCTTTCAACACTGCTGAGGGAGCTTATGTGAGAAACATAATCACATCCTTCTACAAGGAACACATTCCTCACTGA